GGCGCCGGGCCAGCCCAGTTGCACCAGCAGGTCGATCCAGCCGTTATGCGCCGATGGCACCGGCCAGGACGTCTCTTGTCGCACAAAGGCGGCAGGCACGGAGTCCCGCCCCCAGAAGGCGCTGAAGCCGTAGCCGGTCCAGGGCCGCTCGGCCACGCGCCGCATCAGGCTTTCCCAGATCAGGGTGCGCCCGGTCAGCGACGGATCCTTGCCCAGAGCTGTCAGCACGGCGGCCGAATCGACGAACCAGAGCCAGGCCGCGCCGCCCGCCAACAGCACGCCTCCCCACAGCCCCGCCACGGTCATCACGGCCCCTCCGCGCCGCAAGCTCCAGACGCCGCCGATGAAGCCGGCGCCAAGCAGCAGACACAGCAGGGACGTCTTGGATTGACTGGCCAGAACCAGCAGCGAGCACAGACCGAAAGTGGCAAGCGCCGTCCACGGACGACGATCTCCGACGGCGAGACAGGCCGCAGCCGATGCGGCGCCGACCACCATGACCAGGCCCATCTGGTTCTTTTCGTACCAGAGCCCGCGCCACATTCCGGCGTTGTCGGCCTGGTGGACGCCGATCTGCGGGTAGGCGAAGACCATGATCAGGCTGCCGACGGCCATGACGAGGCAGGTGTGCATCAGCAGACGGGGCAGGGCGGCGCCCCGGAACGCCGCGCCGAGATAGAGGGCGAAGACGGCGTTGATGGCCATGGCGATGACCCGACGCTGGGTCACCTCCGGGTCGATCGACCAGTATTTGGAAGCAAAGGCGAGAACCAGCAGCACGCCCGCCATCAGCCATGCGGGCCAGGCCTTGATGATCCGCTCGAACCGGAATGCGGCCAGACCCGCCGTCAGCGCATAGACCGGCAGCCAAGTCAGCCGGAGGATCGGCGTCTCCGACT
The genomic region above belongs to Brevundimonas sp. PAMC22021 and contains:
- a CDS encoding O-antigen ligase, with amino-acid sequence MLTGALLAPVLAPDQSETPILRLTWLPVYALTAGLAAFRFERIIKAWPAWLMAGVLLVLAFASKYWSIDPEVTQRRVIAMAINAVFALYLGAAFRGAALPRLLMHTCLVMAVGSLIMVFAYPQIGVHQADNAGMWRGLWYEKNQMGLVMVVGAASAAACLAVGDRRPWTALATFGLCSLLVLASQSKTSLLCLLLGAGFIGGVWSLRRGGAVMTVAGLWGGVLLAGGAAWLWFVDSAAVLTALGKDPSLTGRTLIWESLMRRVAERPWTGYGFSAFWGRDSVPAAFVRQETSWPVPSAHNGWIDLLVQLGWPGAVAVGVVIAVAVGLVVFRICGMGAREGYWSGAYLAVFLLLSLSESVLLNHASLPWTLVLAILARAVIFDDAQESTALARRPSEAYGNRLRIASDYVNGPARRRPVRLL